The Kosakonia sp. SMBL-WEM22 sequence GCGCTTAATGGCTGGTTTACGCAAGGCTATTGAAGAGGGTAAATTAGAGAGCTTCGTAGCAGATTTTTACCAGCGTCAGGGTCGACCGGTTCCACCTTTGAACGTTGATTAATTTAATAATGAGGGAATTTGAATGAGCTTTTTTATTTCTGACGCGGTAGCGGCAGCAGGCGCACCGGCACAGGGCAGCCCGATGTCTCTGATCCTGATGCTGGTTGTATTTGGTCTGATCTTCTATTTCATGATCCTGCGCCCGCAGCAAAAACGTACCAAAGAGCATAAAAAGCTGATGGACTCCATCGCGAAAGGCGATGAAGTGCTGACCAATGGTGGCCTGGTTGGGCGCGTAACCAAAGTAGCGGAAACTGGCTACATTGCTATCGCACTGAACGACACCACTGAAGTGGTAATCAAACGTGACTTCGTAGCTGCCGTTCTGCCGAAAGGCACCATGAAGGCGCTGTAATTTTCGTTTTTCCCAAAGGGAACTGCCGTGTTAAACCGTTATCCTTTGTGGAAGTACATCATGCTGGTCGTCGTTCTTATCGTCGGCCTGCTTTACGCACTTCCCAACCTCTATGGTGAGGATCCGGCTGTTCAGATCTCTGGCGCGCGCGGTGTCGCCGCCAGCGAACAAACTCTGATCCAGGTCCGGAACGAACTAACAAAAGAAAAAATTCGCTGGAAATCTGTGGCGATGGAAGAGGGCACGGTACTTGCTCGCTTTGAATCGACGGACACCCAGCTGCGCGCGCGTGAAGTCCTGCTCAGCGCATTAGGCGACAAGTATGTTGTCGCACTCAACCTGGCACCAGCTACGCCTCGCTGGCTCT is a genomic window containing:
- the yajC gene encoding preprotein translocase subunit YajC; translated protein: MSFFISDAVAAAGAPAQGSPMSLILMLVVFGLIFYFMILRPQQKRTKEHKKLMDSIAKGDEVLTNGGLVGRVTKVAETGYIAIALNDTTEVVIKRDFVAAVLPKGTMKAL